From one Bacteroides eggerthii genomic stretch:
- a CDS encoding ABC transporter permease — protein sequence MGRNNKYIVLWNVMKREFRRLVSRPLYLFCMVIAPLFCYIFFTTLMDSGLPTDMPVGVVDQDMTATSRQLVRNLDAFEQTAVVAHYPNIADARIAMQKGEIYGFYYIPEGTSAKAQAQRQPKVSFYTNNTLLIAGSLLFKDMKMMSELASGAAARAALYAKGATEKQAMAFLQPIVIDTHPLNNPWLNYSVYLCNTFAPGVLMLLIFMVTVYSIGVEIKDRTAHEWLHMGNNSIWISLAGKLLPHTAIFFLMGILYNVYLYGFLHFPCNSGILPMLLATLCLVLASQGMGILMIGTLPTLRLGLSFASLWGVLSFSMCGLSFPAMAMHPVLQGLANLFPLRHYFLIYVDQALNGYPMIYSWTNYVALLIFMMLPFLVAHRLKEALIYYKYVP from the coding sequence ATGGGAAGAAACAATAAATATATAGTCCTGTGGAACGTAATGAAACGTGAATTTCGCCGTCTCGTTTCACGCCCGCTATACCTGTTTTGCATGGTAATAGCGCCTTTATTCTGCTATATATTCTTCACGACATTAATGGATTCCGGCCTGCCTACCGACATGCCGGTCGGTGTAGTAGACCAGGACATGACCGCTACCTCACGCCAATTGGTACGCAACCTGGACGCTTTTGAACAAACGGCAGTCGTGGCCCATTATCCTAACATTGCCGATGCGCGTATCGCCATGCAAAAAGGAGAAATTTACGGTTTCTACTACATCCCCGAAGGAACATCAGCCAAAGCACAAGCCCAGCGGCAGCCCAAAGTGTCTTTTTACACCAACAACACACTGCTCATAGCCGGCTCATTACTTTTCAAGGATATGAAGATGATGAGCGAACTGGCATCGGGTGCTGCCGCACGTGCTGCATTATATGCCAAGGGAGCTACGGAAAAGCAGGCCATGGCATTTCTGCAACCGATTGTCATCGACACTCACCCGCTGAACAATCCCTGGCTGAACTACTCCGTATACCTGTGCAATACTTTTGCCCCAGGCGTGCTGATGCTGCTTATCTTTATGGTAACCGTCTATTCCATAGGCGTGGAAATCAAAGACCGCACTGCCCACGAATGGCTGCACATGGGAAACAACTCCATCTGGATTTCCCTTGCAGGAAAGCTGCTGCCACACACTGCCATATTCTTCCTTATGGGAATACTGTACAATGTTTATCTGTACGGTTTCCTGCACTTTCCCTGCAACAGCGGAATTCTGCCGATGCTGCTCGCCACCCTCTGCCTGGTGCTGGCATCGCAAGGTATGGGCATACTTATGATAGGCACGCTCCCCACACTGCGTCTGGGACTTAGTTTCGCCTCTTTATGGGGTGTCTTGTCGTTTTCCATGTGCGGACTGTCATTCCCCGCAATGGCTATGCACCCCGTACTGCAAGGTTTAGCAAACTTATTTCCCTTGCGCCATTACTTCCTCATCTATGTAGACCAAGCCTTGAATGGCTATCCGATGATTTACTCATGGACGAATTATGTGGCGCTGCTTATTTTTATGATGCTTCCTTTCCTCGTTGCCCACAGGCTGAAAGAAGCATTGATATACTATAAATACGTACCCTGA
- a CDS encoding TolC family protein, translating into MKKFFCFIYLACLVLPLAAQDVLSLDSCRTLAIANNKELLIGRTKIEAAHYQRKAAFTNYLPSISATGGYMRNQKEFSLLNDAQKGALGSVGTQMSGALQNGIQGMITQNPQLAQNPQFMALVQSLGNIDIATPLNGLGQSLVDAFRTDTRNMYAGALTLTQPLYMGGKIRAYNKITKYAEELARQQHNSGMQEVILSTDQAYWQVVSLANKKKLAEGYLELLQKLESDVDKMIAEGVATKADGLSVKVKVNEAEMTLTKVNDGLSLSRMLLCQLCGLDLSTPITLADEKEDDLSPTPADNSSININNVYAMRPEVRSLELATQIYKQKVNVTRSEYLPSVALIGNYMATNPSVFNSFENKFKGMWNVGVMVSMPIWHWGEGIYKVKAAKAEARITQYQLDDAKEKIELQVSQSVFKVNEAAKKLIMAEKNLEKADENLRYATLGFEEGVIPASNVLEAHTAWLSAQSEKIDAQIDVKLTEIYLKKATGSLNVGN; encoded by the coding sequence ATGAAAAAGTTCTTCTGTTTCATCTACTTGGCCTGTTTGGTGCTGCCCTTGGCCGCACAGGATGTTTTGAGTCTGGATAGTTGCCGTACATTGGCTATTGCCAACAACAAAGAACTTCTGATTGGCCGGACAAAAATCGAAGCGGCACATTACCAGAGAAAAGCGGCATTCACCAACTATCTGCCCAGCATTTCCGCCACCGGCGGATACATGCGCAACCAGAAAGAGTTCTCCCTGCTGAATGATGCACAAAAAGGAGCGCTCGGCTCCGTAGGGACACAGATGAGCGGTGCGTTGCAAAACGGCATTCAGGGAATGATAACCCAAAACCCGCAACTGGCTCAGAACCCACAATTCATGGCGCTTGTACAGTCCTTAGGCAACATAGACATTGCCACTCCCTTGAACGGATTGGGACAATCACTTGTCGACGCATTCCGCACCGACACGCGCAACATGTACGCCGGAGCTTTGACCCTGACCCAACCACTCTATATGGGCGGCAAAATACGCGCCTACAACAAGATTACCAAATACGCCGAAGAGTTGGCCCGCCAGCAACACAACAGCGGAATGCAGGAAGTCATCCTAAGCACCGATCAGGCATATTGGCAGGTAGTATCTCTCGCCAACAAAAAGAAACTGGCAGAGGGGTATCTTGAGCTCCTGCAGAAACTGGAAAGCGATGTGGACAAGATGATTGCCGAAGGAGTAGCCACAAAAGCGGACGGGCTGTCAGTGAAGGTAAAAGTGAACGAAGCCGAAATGACACTGACAAAGGTAAATGACGGTCTGAGCCTTTCCAGAATGTTGCTATGCCAGCTATGCGGATTGGACCTCAGCACTCCCATCACTTTGGCAGACGAAAAGGAAGATGACTTATCTCCCACTCCCGCAGACAACAGCAGCATCAATATAAATAATGTATATGCCATGCGACCGGAAGTGCGCAGTCTGGAACTTGCCACACAAATCTATAAGCAGAAAGTGAATGTCACCCGTTCGGAATACCTGCCATCCGTAGCCCTTATAGGGAACTACATGGCAACAAACCCTTCCGTATTCAACAGCTTTGAAAACAAATTCAAAGGCATGTGGAACGTAGGTGTCATGGTCAGTATGCCCATTTGGCATTGGGGAGAAGGAATTTATAAAGTGAAAGCCGCCAAAGCCGAAGCCCGTATCACCCAATACCAACTGGACGATGCCAAAGAAAAGATAGAACTGCAAGTCAGCCAATCGGTTTTCAAAGTGAACGAAGCTGCCAAGAAACTTATCATGGCCGAAAAGAATTTGGAAAAGGCTGATGAGAACCTGCGTTACGCCACTCTCGGATTTGAGGAAGGAGTTATCCCCGCAAGCAACGTGCTGGAAGCGCATACCGCCTGGCTGTCAGCCCAATCGGAAAAGATAGATGCGCAAATAGACGTGAAACTGACGGAAATCTATCTGAAGAAGGCAACAGGCAGTTTAAACGTTGGAAATTAA
- the mdh gene encoding malate dehydrogenase: MSKVTVVGAGNVGATCANVLAFNEVADEVVMLDVKEGVSEGKAMDMMQTAQLLGFDTTIVGCTNDYEKTANSDVVVITSGIPRKPGMTREELIGVNAGIVKSVAQNILKYSPNAILVVISNPMDTMTYLSLKSLGIPKNRIIGMGGALDSSRFKYFLSQALGCNANEVEGMVIGGHGDTTMIPLARLATYKGIPVSTLLSAEKLDEVVASTMVGGATLTKLLGTSAWYAPGAAGAYVVESIIHDQKKMIPCSVALEGEYGESDICIGVPVILGKNGVEKIVELELNADEKAKFAASAAAVHKTNAALKEVGAL, translated from the coding sequence ATGTCAAAAGTAACCGTAGTAGGTGCAGGTAACGTAGGTGCTACATGCGCTAATGTGTTAGCCTTTAATGAAGTGGCTGACGAAGTGGTAATGCTGGATGTGAAAGAAGGCGTTTCAGAGGGTAAAGCAATGGATATGATGCAGACTGCTCAACTGTTGGGCTTCGACACCACGATTGTAGGTTGTACCAACGATTATGAGAAGACTGCTAACTCTGATGTTGTCGTAATCACTTCAGGTATTCCCCGTAAGCCGGGTATGACTCGTGAAGAGTTGATTGGTGTGAATGCAGGCATCGTTAAGTCGGTTGCACAGAACATTCTGAAATATTCTCCTAATGCTATTCTCGTGGTTATCTCTAACCCGATGGATACCATGACTTATTTGTCTCTGAAATCTTTGGGTATTCCTAAGAACCGCATCATCGGTATGGGCGGTGCTTTGGATAGCTCTCGTTTCAAATATTTCTTGTCTCAGGCTTTGGGCTGCAATGCCAACGAAGTAGAAGGCATGGTTATCGGCGGTCATGGTGATACCACTATGATTCCTTTGGCTCGTCTGGCCACTTACAAGGGCATTCCCGTAAGCACTTTGTTGAGCGCAGAGAAGCTGGACGAAGTGGTTGCTTCTACTATGGTGGGCGGTGCTACGCTGACCAAGTTGCTGGGTACTTCTGCATGGTATGCTCCGGGTGCGGCTGGTGCTTATGTGGTTGAATCTATTATCCATGACCAGAAGAAGATGATCCCTTGCTCGGTAGCATTGGAAGGCGAGTACGGTGAATCGGACATCTGTATCGGTGTTCCCGTAATCCTCGGCAAGAACGGTGTTGAAAAGATTGTAGAACTGGAACTGAACGCTGACGAAAAAGCTAAGTTTGCTGCCAGCGCTGCTGCTGTTCACAAAACTAATGCTGCTCTGAAAGAAGTAGGCGCTCTCTAA
- a CDS encoding heparin lyase I family protein gives MKKNIFIICMAMAAGCITTLTAQVKNAETLVPLTKRVNVQADTARLDQIIDGCWVAVGTNKKHAIRRDFTRLFAGKPSYRFELRKEDNTLEGYGKGETKGRAEFSYCYATSADFKGLPADAYRKAQITKTVYHHGKGICPQGVSRDYEFSVYIPSALDSNVSTIFAQWHGMPDRTLVQTPEGEVKKLTVDEFLELDKTTIFKKNTGHEKVAKLDKQGNPVKDKKGNPVYKAGKKNGWLVEQGGYPPLAFGFSGGWFYIKANSDRRWLTDKTDRCNASPEKTPVMNPVTSKYKSSTIAYKMPFADFPKDCWVTFRVHIDWTTYGKEAENIVKPGKLDVQMEYTDKKKTVKEHIVNNEVIQIGRNDDDGYYFKFGIYRVGNSTVPVCYNLAGYKEE, from the coding sequence ATGAAGAAAAACATTTTTATTATCTGCATGGCAATGGCAGCGGGTTGCATCACAACACTGACTGCACAAGTCAAGAACGCTGAAACACTGGTTCCTTTGACTAAACGGGTAAACGTTCAAGCTGATACAGCACGTCTCGATCAGATTATAGATGGCTGTTGGGTGGCTGTGGGCACAAATAAGAAACATGCAATTCGACGGGATTTCACACGTTTGTTTGCCGGCAAACCTTCTTACCGCTTCGAATTGCGCAAAGAGGATAACACGCTGGAAGGATACGGAAAGGGAGAAACCAAAGGGCGTGCCGAGTTTTCTTATTGTTACGCCACCTCGGCCGATTTTAAGGGGTTGCCGGCAGATGCTTATCGTAAAGCGCAAATCACTAAAACCGTATATCATCATGGCAAAGGTATTTGTCCGCAAGGAGTTTCACGCGATTATGAGTTTTCTGTGTATATTCCATCTGCTTTGGATAGTAATGTCTCCACGATTTTTGCCCAGTGGCATGGTATGCCCGACCGCACGCTTGTGCAGACTCCCGAAGGTGAAGTAAAGAAACTGACTGTCGATGAGTTCTTGGAATTGGATAAGACCACTATATTCAAAAAGAATACAGGGCATGAGAAGGTTGCAAAACTGGACAAGCAGGGAAATCCGGTGAAGGATAAAAAGGGAAATCCCGTATATAAGGCCGGAAAGAAGAACGGCTGGTTGGTAGAGCAGGGTGGTTATCCGCCGTTGGCTTTCGGTTTCTCCGGCGGTTGGTTCTATATCAAGGCAAATTCGGATCGCCGTTGGCTGACAGACAAAACAGACCGTTGCAACGCAAGTCCTGAGAAAACGCCGGTAATGAACCCCGTAACTTCCAAGTACAAGTCGTCTACAATTGCCTATAAGATGCCTTTTGCCGATTTCCCTAAAGATTGTTGGGTTACTTTTCGTGTTCATATCGACTGGACTACATACGGCAAAGAAGCTGAAAACATAGTGAAGCCCGGTAAGCTGGATGTGCAAATGGAATACACCGACAAGAAGAAAACCGTTAAGGAGCACATCGTGAATAATGAAGTAATCCAGATAGGGCGTAATGATGATGACGGTTACTATTTTAAGTTCGGCATATATCGTGTTGGCAACAGCACAGTGCCGGTATGCTACAACCTGGCAGGGTACAAGGAAGAGTGA
- a CDS encoding ABC transporter permease, whose amino-acid sequence MKQLTFKQKVVQGIYDLFYIWKQEFRTTFRDQGVLIFFVLVPLVYPLIYSFIYTNETIREVPTVVVDNSRSSLSREYLRKVDASPETSIVAYCADMEEAKLMLKDRKAYGIIYIPAHFSDDIVQGKQTQVSIFCDMSGLLYYKALLTANTNVSLAMNAAIKMERAGNTTARQDEITAYPIEYEDVAIFNPTNGFAAFLIPAVLILIIQQTLLLGIGLSAGTAREHNQFKDLVPINRHYNGTLRIVMGKGLSYFMVYSLVAVYILCVVPRLFSLNQIAIPGVLTLFTLPYLTACIFFAMTASIAIRNRETCMLLFVFTSVPLLFLSGISWPGSAMPSFWRYFSYLFPSTFGINGYVRINSMGATLNEVAFEYRALWMQTGIYFLTTCFVYRRQIIQSRKNHSSLYPARL is encoded by the coding sequence ATGAAACAGTTGACATTCAAACAGAAAGTTGTACAAGGCATATACGATCTGTTCTATATATGGAAACAGGAATTCCGCACGACCTTTCGCGATCAGGGCGTGCTGATCTTCTTTGTGCTTGTTCCGTTGGTTTATCCACTGATATACTCTTTCATCTACACCAACGAAACAATTCGCGAAGTGCCCACCGTAGTTGTGGACAACTCGCGCAGCTCCTTAAGCCGGGAGTATCTGCGGAAAGTGGATGCCAGTCCCGAAACAAGCATCGTGGCATATTGCGCCGACATGGAAGAAGCCAAACTCATGCTGAAAGACCGCAAAGCATACGGCATCATCTACATACCGGCTCATTTCAGTGATGATATAGTGCAAGGCAAACAAACACAAGTCAGCATCTTCTGCGATATGAGCGGACTGCTTTACTATAAAGCATTGCTGACAGCCAACACAAACGTATCACTCGCCATGAACGCGGCTATCAAAATGGAGCGTGCCGGCAATACCACCGCCCGCCAGGACGAAATAACAGCCTACCCCATTGAATATGAAGACGTAGCCATTTTCAACCCGACAAACGGATTTGCCGCTTTCCTAATTCCCGCCGTACTCATACTGATCATACAACAGACGTTGCTCTTGGGCATCGGCTTGTCTGCCGGAACAGCCCGCGAACACAACCAGTTCAAAGATTTAGTCCCTATCAACCGCCATTATAACGGCACGCTACGCATTGTAATGGGAAAAGGACTGAGCTATTTTATGGTTTATTCGTTGGTAGCCGTATATATACTATGCGTAGTGCCCCGTCTTTTCAGCCTCAACCAAATCGCAATTCCCGGCGTGCTGACACTGTTTACCCTACCCTATCTGACAGCTTGCATCTTTTTTGCAATGACGGCATCCATTGCCATACGCAACCGGGAAACTTGCATGTTGTTGTTTGTGTTCACTTCCGTACCATTATTGTTTCTGTCCGGCATCTCCTGGCCGGGAAGTGCAATGCCTTCATTCTGGAGATATTTTTCCTATCTCTTCCCTTCCACATTCGGGATCAACGGCTATGTACGGATTAATAGTATGGGAGCCACACTCAACGAAGTAGCTTTTGAATACCGCGCCCTGTGGATGCAAACCGGAATTTACTTCCTCACCACCTGCTTCGTCTACCGCCGGCAAATCATACAAAGCAGAAAGAATCACTCTTCCTTGTACCCTGCCAGGTTGTAG
- a CDS encoding HlyD family secretion protein has translation MDTKSQNSNMLLAFLTLTGVIAIVALVGFFMLRKGPEIIQGQAEVTEYRVSSKVPGRILEFRVKEGQSVQAGDTLAIIEAPDVQAKLEQARAAEAAAQAQNEKALKGARQEQIQAAYEMWQKAQAGLAIAEKSYKRVKNLHDQGVMSAQKLDEVTAQRDAAQATEKAAKAQYTMAKNGAEREDKAAAAALVERAKGAVAEVESYIKETYLIAQTAGEVSEIFPKAGELVGTGAPIMNIAIMDDMWITFNVREDLLQGLGMGTEFEAFIPALDRNIRLKVYYMKDLGTYAAWKATKTTGQFDLKTFEVKASPQERAEGLRPGMSVILKK, from the coding sequence ATGGATACAAAATCACAAAACAGTAACATGTTGCTGGCATTCCTCACGCTGACGGGAGTGATTGCCATTGTTGCCCTGGTAGGTTTCTTCATGCTGCGCAAGGGACCGGAAATCATACAAGGCCAAGCAGAAGTAACAGAGTACCGCGTATCAAGCAAAGTGCCGGGGCGTATCCTGGAATTCCGGGTAAAAGAGGGACAGAGCGTGCAAGCCGGAGATACACTTGCCATTATCGAAGCCCCGGATGTACAAGCGAAACTGGAACAGGCACGTGCCGCCGAGGCTGCCGCACAAGCCCAAAACGAGAAAGCACTGAAAGGCGCCCGTCAAGAACAAATACAGGCAGCCTATGAGATGTGGCAGAAAGCTCAGGCAGGACTTGCCATAGCCGAAAAATCGTACAAGCGCGTAAAAAACCTGCACGACCAAGGAGTGATGTCCGCCCAAAAGCTGGATGAAGTCACCGCCCAGCGTGATGCGGCACAGGCCACCGAAAAAGCAGCCAAAGCCCAATATACTATGGCAAAGAACGGAGCCGAACGTGAAGACAAAGCCGCCGCAGCAGCCTTGGTGGAACGGGCCAAAGGAGCCGTTGCCGAGGTGGAATCGTACATCAAAGAAACCTACCTGATAGCCCAGACCGCCGGAGAAGTTTCCGAAATATTCCCCAAAGCGGGCGAACTGGTGGGCACAGGCGCTCCAATCATGAATATCGCCATTATGGATGACATGTGGATTACTTTCAATGTACGAGAGGACTTACTGCAAGGATTGGGCATGGGAACAGAGTTTGAAGCCTTTATTCCCGCTCTCGACAGGAATATCCGCCTGAAAGTGTACTATATGAAAGACCTCGGCACATACGCCGCCTGGAAAGCAACCAAGACTACCGGGCAATTCGACTTAAAGACATTTGAAGTAAAAGCATCCCCGCAAGAGAGAGCAGAGGGTTTGCGTCCGGGAATGAGTGTGATATTGAAGAAGTGA